The following nucleotide sequence is from Ahniella affigens.
GCCCAAAATGTTCGGTGCCGAGAAGAATCCACCGTTTACGGCTTACGACACATCAGGCGTTTACACGGACCCGAATGCGCGCATCGACCTGGCCAAGGGTTTGGCGGCGCTTCGTGCAAACTGGATCGCTGAGCGCGGCGATACCGATCTGCTGCCCGACCTGAGTTCGGAGTTTGGGCGCAAGCGTGCCTCCGACCGTGGCCTGGATTCAGTCCGCTTTCCAGCAAAGCCCGCCGTTCGTCGCGCAAAATCGGGTCAAAACGTCAGCCAGATGCACTATGCGCGGCGCGGCATCATCACGCCGGAAATGGAATACATCGCGATTCGCGAGAACGCAAAGTTGGAGTCGCTGCGTGAGCTCGGGCTGCTCCGTCAGCATCCGGGTGAGTCGTTTGGGGCGGCGATCCCGGGCTTCATCACGCCTGAATTTGTCCGCGACGAAGTGGCGCGCGGCCGTGCGATCATTCCGAACAACATCAATCACCCGGAGTCGGAGCCGATGATCATCGGCCGCAATTTCCGGGTAAAGATCAATGCGAACATCGGTAACTCGGCGGTCACGAGTTCGATTGCCGAGGAAGTCGAGAAGATGGTGTGGGCGATCCGCTGGGGTGCTGACACCGTCATGGATCTCTCAACGGGTAAGCACATTCACGAGACGCGTGAATGGATTCTGCGCAACTCGCCGGTGCCAATCGGTACGGTGCCGATCTACCAGGCGCTGGAGAAAGTGCATGGCCGAGCCGAAGAGCTGACGTGGGACATTTTCCGCGACACGCTGATCGAGCAGGCGGAGCAGGGCGTGGACTACTTCACGATTCATGCGGGCGTGCGGCTAGCGTACATTCCCTACACGGCCAAACGCGTGACGGGCATTGTCTCCCGCGGCGGCTCGATCATGGCCAAGTGGTGTCTCGCGCATCACAAAGAGAGCTTCCTGTACACGCATTTCGAAGAGATCTGCGAGATCATGAAGGCCTATGATGTGGCGTTCTCGTTGGGCGACGGCCTGCGTCCTGGCTCGATTGCCGATGCGAACGACCGCGCGCAGTTTGCCGAGTTGGAAACGCTCGGCGAACTGACCAAAATTGCCTGGAAGCACGATGTGCAAACCATGATCGAAGGCCCGGGCCATGTGCCCATGCAGCTGATCAAAGAGAACATGGACAAGCAGCTTCGTGAGTGCGGCGAGGCGCCGTTCTATACGCTCGGTCCGCTGACGACCGATATCGCCCCGGGCTATGATCACATCACGAGCGCCATTGGCGCGGCGATGATCGGCTGGTACGGCACTGCCATGCTGTGTTACGTGACCCCGAAGGAGCATCTCGGTCTGCCGAACAAGCAAGACGTGCGCGACGGCATCATCACCTACAAGATCGCTGCGCACGCGGCGGATC
It contains:
- the thiC gene encoding phosphomethylpyrimidine synthase ThiC codes for the protein MNAQLNEVIAATEALSESVTRPIPGSRKVYVGGSRADLKVPMREIAVSDTPKMFGAEKNPPFTAYDTSGVYTDPNARIDLAKGLAALRANWIAERGDTDLLPDLSSEFGRKRASDRGLDSVRFPAKPAVRRAKSGQNVSQMHYARRGIITPEMEYIAIRENAKLESLRELGLLRQHPGESFGAAIPGFITPEFVRDEVARGRAIIPNNINHPESEPMIIGRNFRVKINANIGNSAVTSSIAEEVEKMVWAIRWGADTVMDLSTGKHIHETREWILRNSPVPIGTVPIYQALEKVHGRAEELTWDIFRDTLIEQAEQGVDYFTIHAGVRLAYIPYTAKRVTGIVSRGGSIMAKWCLAHHKESFLYTHFEEICEIMKAYDVAFSLGDGLRPGSIADANDRAQFAELETLGELTKIAWKHDVQTMIEGPGHVPMQLIKENMDKQLRECGEAPFYTLGPLTTDIAPGYDHITSAIGAAMIGWYGTAMLCYVTPKEHLGLPNKQDVRDGIITYKIAAHAADLAKGHPGAQARDNALSKARFEFRWQDQFNLGLDPEKAQEFHDETLPKDAHKQAHFCSMCGPNFCSMKITQDVRDFAAESGFSEQEALAEGMRQKAEEFRKQGAEIYQPE